The Cervus canadensis isolate Bull #8, Minnesota chromosome 5, ASM1932006v1, whole genome shotgun sequence genome contains the following window.
CTCAGCACATGTTTCCAAGTCCAAGCATACAGGATTCTAATTCATTAAATGTATAATGCTAACATTTTAATCCACTGCTAAATGTAAATAACTTCAGCAATCCCAGTTGGGCTATTTAACattaatttaatgtattttataatacatgtgtgtgtctcCTCTCACGGGGCTAAGTAGAAAGGTGAACAATTATCTAATAACTTCCATCAATGCACTCCACCCAACCTGGTAAGTCAGGCCCCtcctctctttttatttatttatctagtaACTATCTCACCTTGAGGTCCACTCAGGTGTGTTCTATCACTCCTAATCAGTACAATGAAGAATTAGGCAAGATCTTCTAGAATCTGTTGCTAGCTTACAAATTTAATCACTATAGATAGCCAGTCTAGACTGTtcaaatttcactcttttttttttttaatagctaggCAGAAGGGTATGCAGCAATGCCTGAATTCTTCAAATAATTAGTTAAATTATCTCACTTATTTTGCCTTTGGTAGACATTGCCTAGTTCTCTCTTTAAAAGATGAGAGCAGTTGGATGAGGAAAGAGAATAAGGTTTTGAGAAAGCATAGATGCACCTCACCTCAACGTGTATCACTGATGCTGTCTAAACAGTGAGGCTGAGtacctgaaccccccctccccgcAGAGGCCTCTCAGAACCTCACTAAAGCAGACTCACCCAACTGctcacagacttaaaaaaaagcaaagtgggggagagggaaaggaaaggcggagagggaggaagaagatggCTAGTCCATGAAGCTGGAGTTTCAGTATGAgactattaagaaaataattcacttCGAAAACTGCTTTCACAGAATAAGTTGGTCTCCACCAATATCCAAGCAGTTTTCtaagagcctggttggctatgaAACTTAATATCTGTCAACATTTTATAGTTGCCCTGAGTTAATAAGctattttccttctttgctgtaactgacaaattttttaaaaattgcatcttGGATGCCTACCTTCTGGGGAGTTGTATTTGCTATGTTATAGTTCTGTCTGCTTTCCGGCCACAGAACACCAAAGTATTTATTCTTACAAATCTTTCTATATGTGTAACTTGAGCTTACTAAAACAGTGCTTTACTCACTTCATTAATTAACTCGACAGAAAAGATGCTTTTACACTTTTGGAGTGAATGACTCTTTATCCAAATTTTTGAATACACATTGTTCAATTTTAGATCATTATATAGCATGTGTCTTTTCCTACCAAACCACACTATCATGtagaaatctttctaaaataaaagccTAACTTACACTTACAGTTGATTTAAAACCCCATCTAGAGtaaaattcttttacttttttcaagaatactctttaaaaaattttttttcatttatggtatttccatcattttaacttcaaattttaacagattaaaaaacaaacctcaaaatAGCACTTGGgctaaactgatttttttattttcacaagcTCATCACTAATATTTAGATGCCACGGATGAGACATCAATCTTTGAAATACTCTGAAATAAACAAGCAATAAATTACATGTGGGAATAAATGCCATCATAAACAccgtatatatattttcagtaaagaaaaacacatttacatAAACATAGAAAAGctgataaaataatttgtaatgtcAGTAAAAATAACCCACATGAAAGAGCTCCTTCTATCATggtcttcaagaaaatttcaaaactttATCATTCTGATTCTTTTTATCAATGAGAACAAATAACTCTTCAACCATAACATTAATGTATAATGTTTCTTTACATTTGCTCAGTGTGAAGGAGCACTTGGAGTCTTGccaatgtattcattttaataaaaaaaaagtctttgaaaatacaaaaattcaaaacaatatcTAAAAAGAAGCAAATAAGCAACATGCCATCCCATATTACAAAAATCATCTCAAGGATAAATATGTGCCTCCAACTTGCTTTCCCATTTCGAATTATCACTAGACTAGTGAAAGTCTTTTAATGATAGAAAGGGCTACAGAattaaactactttaaaaatgttttctttacagcagaatgaaaaataaaactaatgttCTTTTTCACTGCATGCCgaatttaatttttgtcataAGACAATAGCATTTCATTTGCAGGGGGGAAAAGATGAAAAGTACCTGAATTTAGatagaatgtatatattttaaattcttaagtATGATgccttttttatttatgtaaaatgagTTGTTTGTAGTATTTTAAAAGGGAGCAtgctgaaaatattaatatagtcaTGGATTTTTTTCTACTGACTCTTATGGTGTCATCTAGGGCTGGCACAATTcagatttcaaaagaaattttaaatttgttttcaatagGGATAAGAtttgctctttcttttattttaggaCTATCTGTGATAGAATGTATTGTTAACCATAGAAGTTTGGTATATTACACATGGGCATGTTATATGCAAATGTATTCAGTTggggtatgtatatattttgttatgtTATGTACATAAACATCTACCCTTGtgcatatgtatatttacatcatgtataaatatgtgtatattaccAAAGGGTCTTATACTGAAGGGGAGGAGGAGCTTTCGGGGGACTGCCATACAATATTTTAGTTAACTGTTCACTGAGGCTGTTTTCTATGAGAGTAATTAGGTTTCCTTTTTTCACAGTCCCCAAGGTGGGTGTTTATAGACATGGTTTAGTTATTACTGTTTTCCAAAAGGCTAGTTTTTTAATCTTACGTCTACATATGCTTTAAATAAATTAGTGGTTGCCCACCCCCTACCTTGTCCTTCTCTTAGGAAGGCCTATGGGCAAACATCTTgataaataattcaaagaaaagcTAAACGTTGATTCCAAAAAACAAAGTTCATCTAGTTAAACACTGACATCTTACTATTAACATTCTTTACTAAAATTTAGCTGTCTATACAATATCTTATAAAAAGGAGTGACAAAATAGTATGACGCTACTGGTAGGTGAGAGTCTTTGGAGGTAAGTGTGTGCAAATTTTACTTAGGGACTTTCTCCAGAACAGGAGGTCTTACAATGAATTGCCGCTGAGCGTTAAACCACCTAATGTCCACCTAAAtccaagaaacaaaaaatatataccaCCAGTATTCCCAAATTATTGAAAATCCTTAGATGCAAACATTAGGACACAAAGAGGACACTAAAAgtatttataaagtttatttttaggaTCCTCTGAAAGTCATGTTATCAAAAACACAATCGGGCAACTGGGTTCATATTCTCAATGATGGAGAGAAATATTTAGCCTTTTTCTGAATTCTTCCTGCCTTGCGCTCTCCCTTGAGAGTTGAACAATCTGGATGGGGCTGGTTAACGTCGTAAGTAGGAGGAATTTCATTTGGCCCAAGTTTTCTTCTATTagtctgcttttctcttttctaataggAGATAACTGACAGCCCTGTTTTGTATGAAATTATGGAAATCAGAGACTGGAGGAAGGGGGAGTCATTATTTCAGAACTGAAAAGGTGTGGGTGTCTTCACTCctcacccccccccaaaaaaatttttCCCATCACTAGTAAGGAGCCAGGAAACTGGCCGgcttaaaaagtgatttttcagCTGGTTCCTACTTTTACTCTATGCTTCCAAACATAAAAACAACCTCCACGCAAGCCCTCTTCAAGGCCAAGACCCGAGAGGAAGCAGATACCCAAGCCCCTGAAATCCAGTCTCAAGGGCAAGCGGGAGCCTGGGAAGGATCTCGGCCGCATTTCTCAGCGAACACTGTCCCTTTTGGGCTCCCCCGGCTCACGTGAGTCCGGGGATCCGTGAACATCCCGGGACCCCAAGAGGGATCTCTCGGGTCTCAGAAGGGATGAAGGCGAGGGTGGAGACACCTGCGTGGGGGCGGGGGAGCTCTAGGTGGCAGATATACATCTCCAGGCTGCACCGGCGCATTCTTCACCacctcctgccctgccctgccctgcgcGCGCACCGCACGCCCACGCACGCCGCCCGCGCACACGCACAGCCCGCAAGCgcgcacacgcgcgcacacacccCCAACGCACACGTCGcgcgcacagacacacacatacacacacaccgaTCACGCATGCGGCGCACACACCTACTGACCCGGACACACACTCCGCACGAGCGCACACACCCCCACCGCGCACACACATGCTGCACacacccccgacacacacaccgATCACGCACCCACACATACAGACCCTGACACACACACCCGGACACACACCCCGCACACGCACACACGGGCGCACACACATACCGATCACGCACaccgcactcacacacacacatacccagacACACATACCGATCCCTCGCACGCACGCACACCCGCCCGCACGCCGCTCCGAGCCGCTCTCCTCCGCAGGGAGGCCCCCAGGTGCCGGGCACTGCCGCGCGAGGGGACAGCGATGCTCTCTGGACTCCGGACCCAGCGGGCCGGGAACAAGGCGCTGGGCCGCGGGTTCCAGTGGGGGTTGCCAGGCGCCGACCGTAGAGGGGCTGGGAGCCGGGAGGAAGGGCCGGGGAAGAGCGGCCGGGCGCACCCCCCGCCGTCCTCCTGCCCTCTCACCCTCCGCGGCCGCCGGGCCCGGCGCGGCCGTGGGCAGCGCGTGAACCCCACGCGGCCGGGCCTCCCGGGCTCGTCCGGCGCCGGCCTGCAGGGGGCGCCGCTCGCGGGGCCTTGGCCTCGGGCGCGGAGGAGGGGCCGGGTGGCAGGCGCCGAAGCAGGCTCGGCCCCGCGTCCCCGGAAGGTGCGCGGAGCCGGGAGGCTGGTGCTCGCCCACGGGCTGGTGACGGCGCTCTCACACTTGTCACCGCCTAGCCCGCTCTCGGTCGGGTCCCGCGGCAGGAGGGGGCATGGGCGCTGCCGGGGAGCCCGCCTCCTAGCCGGTGGGCTCCACCTGCCTGCTCGGAGCTCGGGGTGGGAAGGGGAGCTCGTCTCTCCGGCTTGGCCGCGCGGGGGCTTCGGAAAGTTTTCTACCACACGGAGGACGGAGGCGGAAGAAGCGCGAGCCTGCTGCCAGGCTGGGACAACCGGAAAGCACCAGAAGCGTCGCCAACCAGCAGCACCCCCGGCGTCCCCGACAGTCACCCCCTTCCCTGGCCCGGCGGGCCTTGGACCGGGAGCCGGAGAAAACTGGCAGTCCCGCCGACCGCCTGGTGGGCTCCGCGCCGCGACCCGCGGGAGACGCGCACCCTGCGGCGTCGCTGGAAACCGACAGCGGGGTCACGATCCCAGAGGAACGGAGCCGCGTCCTCGCAGGGCACGGGGATGGGGGGAGGTCCAGGGCCCCTGCAGATGCTCCGGGGGGGCACTCGGGCCGAGAGTGCCTTCGGAGCGGAACCTCGAACTCCAGGGCCGCCCACGTCCCTTTCTCACTCCAGATGTTCAGCTGAGCTCGGGGTGAGGACTGTCCCCCGTCCCGATCTGGACCCAGCAGCCAAGGCCAGAGgtgtgcagatttttttttttaaagacccacCCACATCTTATAAATGTGAGATTGTTATCAGACGGCCCAGATTACTTAAAGCGTACCATTTCTCCGCGATCCAATTTTATTAGGATTTACTCTCATTTGtgctgggcttctctggggaAATAATGCTTTGATTAATGTAATCCTGGCCCAGGATCCGCCACATGCCCCTCGCCCCTCTCCCAGGAGAAAGGGCCTGTTTGACAAACAATAACAGCAGCAACTCTTGCAATCTGGCCCACACCTTCGGGGGCGGCTAGGAAGAAGGTAACACGCGATCCCACGCCGTTTGCTAAGTGCAAGGGTGAGACGAGGGAGCGGGCTCTGCGAGGGGCGAACTTTCCAGACGCAAAGCCCCGGGGCTCCGAGGCGCGGGGGCTCCTGGAGAGGTACCCTCGATGGGCGCGCGCCTGGATCCTGTGCGCGCCCGCCCTCCGCTCGCTCCGACCGTCTGCCTCTTTGTCCCCAGCCACAGGCCTCGGCGACCGGGGAATCTGCGCGCTCCGCGTGGGCAGCCCCTGGACCCAGGGTGCGTCCACAGCGCCCACGCGCGGCCCCCAAGCACTTCGAGAGCAGATCTTAGGGGAGAACCAGGCGCCGACCCGAGGCGCCCCGCCGCTGCCAGAAACCTGGAACCCGGGGCCGAGCCTCAGCGGCTCCCCTCCCCAAAGACGCCCGCACCCCTCCGgccgtgcacacacgcacacaatgcGGATGCGCGGGGACCTGCGCTCGCCGCTGCGGCTGGCCGAGAGCGGGCGCCCCCTTCCCGCTCCCCTTCCTCCGGCGccgcccggcccccgccccgAAGAACAGCTCAATTACGAGAGAGCGCAGGAAGAAATCGTGGGCTCCGAGGCGCCCGCCGACGCTCCTCGTGTCCCCGTTCCCGGCGCCCggtccccacccccaccgtcCCCAGCTCGCGGAGGGCGGGGGCGCGGCGGGGCGAGGGGTCCTACCCTGCTCCGCCAGAACAAAGCCCACCGCGGGAGCTCGCGGCCGCGCACCGAGCCGGTGACAAAGGCGGGCCGGCGGCGCCGAGCTCCACGGCCAGgctccggcggcggcggcggcggcgggaagGAGGCCTCTAAGGAGATGCCCAGCCCTCCCCGGGCTGCGGCAGGTCGCCGCGGTGTCCCCGGTGGCCGGTTAGGGTGACTCAGCGTTTCCCTGCTCTCCATCCCGCACCCGCTCTGGTCGCCCTCCCCCCAGTGCTGCTGGACCGGCTCTTCTCCGTCCCTCCCGCTTTCTCCCCCACCCACTCTTCTACCCTACTCTTTCTTCCCGGCCCTTTTGCTTTTAATcgcttt
Protein-coding sequences here:
- the LOC122441451 gene encoding synapsin-1-like, with the protein product MGGGPGPLQMLRGGTRAESAFGAEPRTPGPPTSLSHSRCSAELGVRTVPRPDLDPAAKARATGLGDRGICALRVGSPWTQGASTAPTRGPQALREQILGENQAPTRGAPPLPETWNPGPSLSGSPPQRRPHPSGRAHTHTMRMRGDLRSPLRLAESGRPLPAPLPPAPPGPRPEEQLNYERAQEEIVGSEAPADAPRVPVPGARSPPPPSPARGGRGRGGARGPTLLRQNKAHRGSSRPRTEPVTKAGRRRRAPRPGSGGGGGGGKEASKEMPSPPRAAAGRRGVPGGRKGRLIRLLKTALGVQITVSKSLRTVFMETSPSKKTKCLLLSYGSDQSLSK